The Bdellovibrionales bacterium DNA segment TACATGGCCACTGCCGTTTTGATATTACTTTCGAGAATATCCACCTCGTAACTGGCACGGTACTGGTAATTTGTCGATCCCAGCGCGGGAGCAAACTCGGCGTAGTGTTCCGGGTTACGATCGTCGTTGGCTAAAATCCAACGTTTTGGTGTCTCATCAGTGCGAGAAAATTCGGTCACTGCAATTCCTGAAGATGGCGGAGATAGTACGTATATCTGTGGAGATGCTTTTTTATAATAAACCTTAAGCGTGTCGGAATCATGGGCCTCGTCGGTGGAATCGTGAGGCGTGTGATTTTCGGTCTTCCACAGCATACTGCTATAGGCGACTAGAGCTGTATGAGGTGATTTTTCCCAATCAAAATTTTCGCGCGTGTACCAGTAACCGTCGGCGGTGACACTGGCCTCGGAACCCTCGTTAAGGTCCATCAAAATCGCGCTACAGAAAAGTTCGCTTTCGACCAAGAGGAGCGCGCGCGCTGTTTTCGCGCTGAGAGCCGAAGCATAAATCTGTCGTATTTCCGGGAAATCTTCCCCGGCGGAGTTTCCCGGAAGGTGTGTACCAGAGATTCGATGAGCCGCCACTCGCAAAGACGCTCCGGTGATCGCCGGAGGATATCCTGCAAATCGAATGTATCCACTCGAACGAAAGTCGAAAAGTTGTGGAAAGTCTCCGGTCGGCGACTTGTGGCCAATGATGAGTTCAGTGAGAACTCGGCCGGCGGGCGGAAGTGTTGATGTATCGATGGGAGGTTGAATGGCGGGGGAGGAATAATCCGGCTTGGCATCGGCCCACGTTTTTTTGTTGTACGTGAGGCCGCCGTCAGCGGAGATAAAAATATCCATAGGCAGTGTATTGAGAGCTGCCCGCGGCTTTGCGATAAAATAAAAATCGTGTTGGTCTAAAAAGCTTTGAGTGCGAATGCTTAACTCCTCCAAGTAGACCAGTCCTATAGCTTCGGGTCCTCCCTGAGTGGGAGGATCCAGTTGAGGAATCGTGGGGGGAGATACTTTCACGTAGGGCTTTTGACAGCGTGCAAAGGCTTCTCTTCGCAATTTTCCGAGATTCATCGAGGAGGCCGCAAAGACCATCGATGTTTGAGTAAAGGCGAAGACGAAAAAAAAGATTTTGTACATACTCAATGGAATTAATAATATTAATGTTTCTGAGGCAACCCATGGGTTTTTGTTTGCAAGATTTGCAATTTTTAACCCAAAGTTAAATGGGAATAAATGATTTACAGAGGTTATATATTTCAGTATTCGTATTTGATGACTATTTTACGCAGATCTCGCTTTAAGCCGTTTGTAGGATTCGCCATCGTCATTTTCGTCATTGCATTTATTGCGTGGCAATTTCTCTCTGTCGGTCGGGGTCCAGATGCTCCAGTCGATTCAGGAAAGCTCATCGCAGAGCCGCCAGCGTCGTCCCCTATCCAGTAAATTTAAAAACAGATCTCAGCTTAAAGGTGCTTTATGCTTTGGAAGAATCAGCGCGAAAGTAATAATGTGATTGATCAACGTCGTACGGGAGTAAAAACCCTCGGCGGAGGTGGTCTGCTCCTCGGCGCTCTTCTTATATATCTGTTAGGTGGGAATCCGCTCGAATTTGTTGCTCAGAATATGGATTCGGTCACGACGTCGGCCCCAGTCTCTGAAAGTCGAGAGGATGAGCAAAAGACTTTCGTTTCCGTTGTTCTCGCGAGTACCGAG contains these protein-coding regions:
- a CDS encoding glucan biosynthesis protein — its product is MYKIFFFVFAFTQTSMVFAASSMNLGKLRREAFARCQKPYVKVSPPTIPQLDPPTQGGPEAIGLVYLEELSIRTQSFLDQHDFYFIAKPRAALNTLPMDIFISADGGLTYNKKTWADAKPDYSSPAIQPPIDTSTLPPAGRVLTELIIGHKSPTGDFPQLFDFRSSGYIRFAGYPPAITGASLRVAAHRISGTHLPGNSAGEDFPEIRQIYASALSAKTARALLLVESELFCSAILMDLNEGSEASVTADGYWYTRENFDWEKSPHTALVAYSSMLWKTENHTPHDSTDEAHDSDTLKVYYKKASPQIYVLSPPSSGIAVTEFSRTDETPKRWILANDDRNPEHYAEFAPALGSTNYQYRASYEVDILESNIKTAVAM